The sequence tactattcgttgctgagtagcccaagagttggtggtgacgactagttgccttccctctagtcttacactgctaaattagggacggctagcgcagatagccctcagtagctttgcgcgaaattcaaaaaaacaacaacagtacttTTATTGCACTGATAAACCTACAGAAACACTAAGTTTTTTGTAAACAGCTTTACTTAGCGAGTATTTTATCGATCAATTATTTATATACTTGTTTCCTGAACTAACTACTTACTTGTGTTTCCAGCTAATCTTCCGATGTCCGGATATTAAACGAAGTTATTAGGTTCTTGaaatcattgaaaactttctgGGACTATATTTATGAATTTACTTGATCTTAACATCATTCACCCTCCTGctagttttttaaattaaaacttgaaaaaatatagcttacaacaataGCAAACTCCTCTTAAGGACGTCAATCCCAGACTAACACCAGAACTTAATGCAAGTAAAATAGTGGGATATACTTCTTCGTCATCACGTTATAACATTACTCAGAAACCTCATGTGTTACATAACGTTTTATTTTTCCGATATCAATAAATTAAGgtttaatatattagtttaacTGTAGTACTTAGAAGTCTAGCGGTTAACTGCTGACCAACGATCCAGTCTATCAAACGTTATGTCACTGAACATGTTCATCACTTTCAGCTTTGGGGCATTAGAAAAATAATAGTCACACCTGTTATTCCGTTTAATGATTGGTCAAATTCCTTGTGGCAACAGATGATTCTTTCTAGTCGGTCAGTCAATTAATTTCGAGTATACCTGAGCTCTAAACCTGGTCTGTAATGCTTAAAGAAAGGCGACTATACACAGATTGATATGccaataaagtattaaataaaagctggaaagtaatttaataaacaattcGTTGATATTGAAAGTAGTCTATATGCATCCGAGGTTTGGGCTTTTTTTTATTCTCACCTTATGCGGGTTAACTGACCAGATCAGACAACTTAAGAGTCAGGCATAGTGATCTCTACtgaccagaccagtggttctcaaccttttttttttggcGGGCCACATGATGACCCGATCTGGACTCGCGGGCCGCAAGTCACTAAATTATAGTAAATTCTCTGATAAATTGATGCCGTCCTTTTACATCTTATTGAATGGTTCGATTATTAGAGTGGTTACCTCCTATTACACTTTTAGTTGCATTGCAAcgtatgttataattatttcttgtGCGGAGGAAGCCAAAGAAAAACGCTGAATATCGTTTCACTTTGGTCCACGTTAGTATGTTATTAAGTTGTATACCGATAcaaattataagtaataattattttaagaggtgtaaataagtaaaatgtcaGTATGACCAGACAGACAAtggatttattgaaaatatatacaaaaatattccaaGTCATATCAGCACACTCAAGCtattcaaaccaaaataaaatttaaacacccAACCATGAACCTGCAAGTCTTTGTGAATTAGTCAATGTGACTGTTGGAATTGTTTCTGCGAGTCCACCAAGGAATCAAAACGAGGAGTCATTGTTGTTGAAGCGACTTGAAGGAGCTGGGTCATGTGACTGTCAGTAAGACGACTGCGGAATTTCGATTTTATGCGAATTAATTTCGAGAAAACCATCTCGCAAGTATATGTTGATCGAATATGCGCCTGACGGTAAGCATTTTCAAGGCTGAGGAAAAGTTTTTTGAGGCATGCGTCGCCAAAATCGATGAGAGAATTTCCATGGAAGGCAGTCTTGAGCGAAATATCTGCCTGCAGGTCAATCAGCTCTAGCTGGTATTGTGCGGGTGCATCACTCGGGTTGCATTGAAAGGTGCGAAGAAAAAATGCAGTTCCTCTATTGATGTCTTGAAATCCTTGAAGCGATGATCGAATTCAACCTTGAGATCCACAAGTACTTCTGTATATGAAAACGACGAAGCACTAAATTCAGCCAAAGTCGGAAAATGAAGAGTACTGCCGCGCTGAAGCTGAGATATCCACAGCTCTAACTTCGATGTAAATGCAGTAAAGTGGCAAACAACTCGTGACATTTTATCCTTTCCTTGAAGTTGCAGGTTAAGATGCGCCAAGTGACCTGTTATGTCAACAAAAGCGAGATCTTGAAGCCACTGATTGTCGTTGAGCTGAGGAACATCCTCACCTTTTTCCTGGAGGAAAGTCCGTATTTCTGGGAGTAAAGCATGGAATCTTTTTATGACAGACGATCGGCTCAGCCAGCGCACTGCCGTGAAAATGATGACGTCGCCGTAGTCTGCGTTGATATCAACAAGAAACTGCTtaaactggcgatgattaagcgCATTCGCACGGATCCAGTTCACGGTCGAAAACTATGTCCGTAACATGCTTAAATTTCAGCGATTTTGCAACTACGTTTTCTTGGTGAACGATACAGTGGTGCCATACAACAGGTTTCAGTTCCTCGGCCTGACGCCATCTTGTAATGTGACCTTGCAGCCCCTCACCGAGGCCAAGCATAGAAGGAGCACCATCGGTTGCTACGCCGACTAACTTCGCTGGATCAAGCTCCGCATCCTTGAGGACAGTCATCATCTGTTGGAAGATCTCAGCACCTAGTCGAACCATGAAGAGAGCGAATAGAAAGAAGTTCTTCGGTGATGGTAAAATCAGGCTTAACTCCGCGAATGAAAAAGCGAGCTGCTCGATGTTGGCAATGTCTTTCGTACCGTCAAGGGCAATCGAATAGCAAACGAAATTCTTTGATTCACTCATCAATTGTTCTCGTAGGTCGTTTGAAATGCACTCCCGTCTGGTCACTGTGTCGTTGCTCAGCTGCAGTTTCGTTGCCTTTTGAGTTGAAGTCGGGCAGCAGTTTTCAGTGAATAGAAGAATGCCTTGTTTCAGGATCTCACCATCGGTGTACGGTCTCATGCGACTTGCCAACAGATGACTAAGCTTGTAGGACGTCAGAGTTACATCCGTGATTCGTTTACAATTCttgtgaatatgtttgtttgagttCGATAGTTCCTTTTCAGGGTTCGAGTTTGGCCTCACGTGCATGTTCCTTGTATTTATCCAGGCTTGAGGAGTGAAGCGAACGATAGTGGCGTTCTAAGTTAGATCGCTTCATCACAGTTATGATTTTATTGCACAGAAGACAACAACATCTTCCTTCTTTTCTATGAAGAAAAATCTAATTCCCACTCGGTGTTGAAACGGCGATTCTCGTCTGAAACAGTGCGGGCTTTCTTTAGCAGCGGCGTGTTCATCTTAATGGGGtctttacaaataacaaattttcaaGCGACACGCCTTAGCGTTCACTGTATATTGTTCCTATGACTACCACCTCACCTAATTCAAGCCCTTCGGAACACGAGATTCGCGACAGCCGTAGCCGACAAACGGGGAGAAGTGAGAAGTAGGTCACAACAATAGTGCGTCACGAACTCGAACAGCTAATCAGCGTCTTAGAGGAAACAATGGAGAGAAGATGAGTCATGGCGAATACACGCAGGAGCGGGCGCAATGGGCGGTGAAACCAGAATGAACGTGATCGGAGGAAAGCTCGTTGCTGTTGGCGACTCGGTAGAAACGTTGGAGAGATATCGTCACTATTGTCGACGCGGTATCGAGTCAAAGTTAAGTTCATTGCATATGGGTCAAGGCAATGGCTAGGAAAgcgtaaacacacacacacacacataccacaGTGAGTAGCCTACATGTACATGTTATATAcagtgcatattttttattttgattatttgagtTATATTAGGATGTCATCATTGGAAGTGATCTGCGGGCCGCACATCGCATGCTCGCGGGCCGCAGGTTGGCCAGGACAGACAATCATCAACAGAACAACCTACTTAACAGCAAGACTAGCACTACATATCAGCACTAACTCACCTAAAAGTTCCGAAATATTTAGCGCCA comes from Tachypleus tridentatus isolate NWPU-2018 chromosome 12, ASM421037v1, whole genome shotgun sequence and encodes:
- the LOC143235768 gene encoding general transcription factor II-I repeat domain-containing protein 2-like, producing MHVRPNSNPEKELSNSNKHIHKNCKRITDVTLTSYKLSHLLASRMRPYTDGEILKQGILLFTENCCPTSTQKATKLQLSNDTVTRRECISNDLREQLMSESKNFVCYSIALDGTKDIANIEQLAFSFAELSLILPSPKNFFLFALFMVRLGAEIFQQMMTVLKDAELDPAKLVGVATDGAPSMLGLGEGLQGHITRWRQAEELKPVVWHHYYGDVIIFTAVRWLSRSSVIKRFHALLPEIRTFLQEKGEDVPQLNDNQWLQDLAFVDITGHLAHLNLQLQGKDKMSRVVCHFTAFTSKLELWISQLQRGSTLHFPTLAEFSASSFSYTEVLVDLKVEFDHRFKDFKTSIEELHFFFAPFNATRVMHPHNTS